ATCTATCTGTCCGAGCCCTTGGAAAAGATCAGGGAACTACAGAAAAGACCCATACCGGTCGAGTCGCCGCGCGACGGGCTGGAGCCCTGCTCCGTCGGCTACGCCTCCTCCGCAGGGCTCCAGCCCGTCGCAGCAAGGTAGATTATTATGAAAAAGAACTTGACTTGGATTAACGAGGTGAAAATAATGCAATTGGTCGCTTGGCCTAACATAGAATGTGAGTAACGAGGGATATCAGATGCCCTCAAACAACCTGAGAAACAACGAGTTGGAATTTACACCAACATTTGGGACTCAACAGCCAAAGCCCGGGTAATGAGAGTAAACATGAAACGAATTCTATTTTTCTTGTTCTTAACTTCAGTAGTATCTACTCTACCATGTATCGAAGTTGGTGGTCACATTACTCAAAATGCTACCTGGACCCCTGACGACAACCCATATATCATAACATCCTTTCTTTATATTGATTCCGGGGCTACGCTTACTATCTTACCTGGCACACATGTACTGAGTTCTGGAGCAGATAAGAACAATATCAATAACTTCATGTGGAGTGGAAATAACCAGCCTCTGGCAAAGATGGTCATCGTCAATGGCACTATTAATGCTGTTGGAACATCTGATAATCCGATAATCTTCGACAAGTATCAGCCAGATCACGAATACAGATGGGGGTCTATTTACATTGGACCCAATGCACCTATATCTACATTTGAGTATTGTGAGTTCAGGAATTCCTTTTTCTGTGATTATATTCCTGGGGAATGGTCCTTGGCTGCAATTGATTTTGATAACGGGGTTATCAATATCAGAAGCTGTACATTCGATAATAACCTAAATGCCATACGCACGGGTTTTTTGCAAGATGATATTTTGATATATGACTGCAGATTTATATCAATAAATGATACTTATCCCACTCCGTTCGGTATGACCGGGTTTATAGGATTCAGTGCCGCTCCCGAACCGGAACCTGTGAATCATTACAAAGTAACAATAGCCAAATGCTACTTTACGGGGACGGCAGGATTGGGACCAGTTGGATATTATATGGATATCCTATATCTAAATAATGTTGCCGACAATTTTGTCGGTAGAAGTGAGCAATCGGGAGAACACAGATCCGAATTTGGCTCAGTAAGTAGCTATGGTAATTTGCTGAATAACGGCATGGGTGGTTGGGGGTGTTCATCATATGCTGTAACAGATACAGTTTTTGCAAGAAGGAATCAATTGATCAAGCCTGAGGATGCAAATCCCAGTAATTCTCCACTTATTCTTGGTTCAGACGGTTATGGAATAAACTATGTTTCAGATAACTTTTTGTCTGGCTGTGTTCAGGTTAAGACAATGATGGCAAATGCTACTACATCTTATATACATAACAACACCATAGAGAACAACTTTCCTGGACCGATATTAAAATTCGAGAATTTGAATCCTGCGTATCAGGATGGACAGATCAGGTTCTTTAACAATCTGGTAAGATACTTAGGATCTATTGAATCCTATGCAGTAAACGTCCAAGATACTTCTCCGTTTATATATAATAATACAATTCTCGGTTACAACACATTACATTTTTCTACAGGTAATTATCATACGATCTATACGAATAATATCATTGATATATCTTATGGTTTTGGGCAGTTTGATGAAGGGTTCTACCCATTATTATATAATAACTGCCTTAGTATCCCAATACCTCAGGGTTCATCTATTGTTGGAGATGGCAATATTGTAGCCTATCCCATGTTTGCGGACAGTTTGAATGGGGATTACAGTCTTTCAGCTGATTCACCGTGTATAGATGCCGGAGCTTACCATCCCGATCTTCCTGAATTCGATCTCAGGTATCACAAACGCATTACCCCAGGTGCTCCTGGAGGTCCTCGAACCATTGACATTGGGGCATATGAATACAACTCTTTCAACATCGGCGGGATAAACGGGTATGTTTATGATTCAGTATCAGGATTACCTGTTGACTGCGTGAAGATCGAGATTGTGAACAAATTGCCTGAATTCAGCGACTCCCTGGGTTGCTTCCAATATCCTTCCGGAGCGGGGATTTACTCTGTAAAAGTAAGCCGTTGGGATTATCAGGATTTGATTATTCCTAATGTAGTAGTAAATTTAGGTGAGGACACCATACTAAACATCCCGCTCGTGCGCACTAATGTAGCCAATGACGATAATACGCAGTCACCTGAACCCACAGATTTCGGCCTTGCTAATTTCCCTAACCCCTTCAATCCAACGACCACGATCAGTTTTATTGCCCCTCAAGCAGGAATTACCAAGCTGTCTGTGTTCAATATCAAAGGCCAAAGAGTGATAACCTTACATGACGGGTTCTTGACCAAAGGGCATCATCGAATAGTCTGGAATGGACTGGACGAGAGGGGATCTGCTGTAAGCTCCGGGGTTTATTTTGTGCGTGTTGAGATAAATGGTACATCTCAAACTCATAAGATGATACTTATAAAATAGTATCAAATAGATTTGCTACTACTTTATAGAATCTACTCTGTCCAGATCACCGTCGTAGTCCTACATTTCCAATGAAACGGTGGAAACGGAGTATGCGCTCCAGAGACACCGATCGGATTCATGTCTGAGTCATATTCGATCTGATCATCTTTGATCCAGGGTGCTAGGGCTTTGATGTATTCTCTGGCATCATTCAGGCTGCTGGACTTTGTATCCAGAGCCATAAGATTATCCATTACTTCGAGTGCATCGTTTAGGGGATAGACTTTATCCTGGGCAGCCAGAGCCCGGCAGATGTCACTGGTGCGATCATCCAGGATCACCACAAGTTTGTAGTATCTGGCTTTGGCTTTCTTGTAGCCCTGAAGTCTTCCGAACTCACGTATTCTCAGAGCGGTGTGCTCTGCCAGTCCTTGCCAGTAGTGAGATGAACGGTTGGCAAGGTCATTGAACTGGTCTTTGAGCGTATCGGCAAGCATCTCTTTGGTATAGCCTTGCTCGATGGCTTTGGAGAGGGTGTCTGCGAAGTTCTGCCGGACATCGGCTTCAAAGTGATTCCCGATCCAGAACAACTGCTGTTTCTGGATGGTTGTGGATAGATGCTGATCTTCAATGCCCCAGAGCCCGATGCTGGTCTTGGTTGGTGCTTGCACTTGGGTGTCTCGCAGTCCTAGCCGCACACAGCGGTCTATTATTGCCTTGGTGGGCTCATTGACCAGCGCTGCGAAGTCATCTCCCAACTGGGTATTGATGATGCTCATAAACTTATCTATGGAGTCCTTGTTGATCTTCTCTGCTCGTGGCATGTCACTCAGCATCTGGATGGCTAGTCGTGTAGCATCTCTAATCTCAGTTTTCCAGGCATTATTGAGGACCCGGTAGTACTCCAACATGAGTTTATCGTAGTAGTTCATTAGAAGCTGAATCTCCTGACTTTGACTCTGTTCCTGCCGATATCATATTCGGAGAAGCGTTCCAGACAGCCTGCCAGAGCATCACAGCCATCGATATAGCCATCAGGATAAGTGAGGAACTGAGAGATCAAGGTTGGTGTATCCTGTCCCTCCGGAAAGAGCACCTTAGCAGTCTCAATGATGGTCTCTGTCCTTTCTATTCTAAGGTTCTTGTTATCCTTGTTATCGATACGCTTGATGCGGTGTGATATTGGGGGCAGATGGTTGTCTTGTGCCCACCGATCGAAGTCGGCAAGGATACGTGCTTGACCGTAGGTGGTTTCACATGCTGCCCGGGCTTTCACTCTGTAGATTCTATCAAGCTCCTGGTAGGCATCATAGTAGTATCTGAAGAACTTGGTATTCTCTGTCTGACGTATCCAGACATGAATCACGTAGAAACGGTTACCATCATAGCCTATGGAGATAACAGCTTTGTAGCAGCCCTTCTCTCCCCAAGCAGGATCGGCATAGAGCCAGATCCGCTTCATCTGGGATGGTTCCGGCAGGGTTCTATACTTGGTGAACCAGTGGTTCTTGAAGATGTTGCCTTCGATTACCGGCTGTCCCAGCATCTCCCTTTGATAACCAGTTAGCCCGAACTTGGCTCGTAAACTTGGTAGCGTTGCTGTGGGGTATTGAGCCTCCCAGGTGGACTTGCCCTGCATATCTTCGAGAGAGAAACGCAGGATCGCTTTCTGGTGCGTTCTCAGGATCGATTGGTATCTTGTGTCCAGATCGGGATTATCTGCCAGCATTTCGCTTAATATGAGCTCCTGAAACTGGCAGATCGCATAGTTGGGGTGTACCAAGTTACCGAGCCAGACGATCTTGCCATTGCCCTCGGGAGATAATGCTCCGGCAAGCTCCTGGGAGATCTTCTCCATGCGTCTCTTGCCGATGGACTGGTTACCCATGTTCTCTTCTTTATCGATATCATCACAGACGATCAGTCCGGGACGTTTAGCAGTCTTGGGATTGATGGTTCCACGATGAGACTGCTTGATGCTTCTGGCTCTGATCCTGGCTTTGTTCTTGAGATAGAAGTCCAGATCGAACGCATCCACAGGCAGCAGCTCAGGATAATCTATGGTGAGCCGTTTATTGTTCTGCAACTCATGTAAAGTGAAAGCTGTGCGTTCCTGCGCCAGATCTACGTCTGCGGCAGTATGGATCACGTAGCGTTCACCTTTGATGATTCTCCAGATCGGATAGACCACTCCCATGAGTACCGTTTTGCCCAGCCCACGAAAACCTGTGATTCCGATGATGCCTGAGCCCTTATCAGTCTCATCGAACATAGTCTCATGTGCTGGGCAAAAAGGTAGGGGGAAGATATGCGGGAAATAAGTATGGCAGAAGAATGAGAAAGCATCCCAACCTGATTCAGTGGTGCGTCTTATCCGCTCTGCCTTGGCTTCAGGATTATCGTCTATAAAAGGCAAGACGGAGATCGTTTTGGATGCGATCTCCGTCAGAGCCTTGTTATGCCGTTGAATGAACTTCTTAGGCATAACCGGGTAACCCCCCGACGCCCAGGGGGACGGGCGTCGGGGACCCGGAGGTCGGAGGACTGACCATGTCGGGCTGTTGGCGTGGAGGGTAGGTAGGGTCTGTAGGCTTAGGCTTGGGAGGCCTTATGTAGGATGCAGGAAGGTTAACCATTTCTCACTCTCAGGTATTCCGCCAGATCGTGCAGAATGCTTTGGAACTGCTTAAGCAAGGTCTCATGCCCTTTTTCGATCATATAGTCGGTAACCTGATCTAGGAAGCGCACGATGTAATCGTTCAACTCCTTAGATGGCTGCCGGTCCTTCTGATCCTGCTTCATCATGCTAACCAGGCTCTGGATGGCAGTATCGGCAGGATTCTTGGCATATTCCCGGAGCGCTTGAATGAGTGCCTTCTTGCGGGCTATGGCGATCTCGTGGTCGAGTTGGTTCTCTTCCTTGAAAAGCTCGTCCCACTTGCCGCTCTTGACCCACTTGCGGACGGTGATGTCGGACACGCCAAAGATCACCGCCAGCTCAGTGGGATCGGTCTTGCCGTTTAGATAGGCTTCTTTGCAGTTGTCCCGCTTGATACGGAACTCACGGCTGTTACTCATACTCGGGGCGCACCTTGTGCTTCAGTAGATAGAGGTTGAGGTCTTTACCGGAGCAACGCAGCTGTCCGTTTTCTTTAGTTCTGAAAGCCGGCAGAGGATCACCGATGTCACGTATCCAGCGGTAGACGCTGGAGCGGTCTACCCGGAGGATATCGGCTATCTCATCGGTGCGGTAGGTGCGTTCATCATTGAAGATGCTCATTGTGTTCAGTTCCTCTGCAGTGTTGGTATTCATAGGTGCCATTATTCATTCTCCTGTGCTTTTATCAAATTGAGATGCATTACGCTGCCACTGTTTCTCATAGAGCAGGGAAGTTGAGGACGATCTGACGGAACTGCCCCGACTCGTCACGCTCGTAGAAGTTGATGTACTGCTTGGTGGCTACGACCTGGATGGCCTGGTCGATCAGTTCCATCGCTTCCTTCCAGGTTTGGTCTTTGATGTTGTAGCGGCGCAGACGCAGAATGCGATACTTGGCGATCTCACCTTTCTTATCTACCTGAAAGGCTTCGGTGATGATAGCTCTGAGATTGACGTTGGAGTCGGCTGACCAGGCTTTGAGGCACTCATCGATCTTCTGCTTGGCGAGTTGGAGTTCGATGCCGAATTGGATGCGTTCCTTGAACCTTATCTCTACCCGGTACTTACCGTCAAAGCTGTTGAGAACGGCATTGCCCTTCCACTCCAGGCCGTTCTTCTCGGCTACCTGTTGGAGATAGAGTTCCACGTCCTGAAAGAATTGGTTCTTGTCAGCTACCATACGGTCATGCAGCTTGATAGCTCGGTTGATGGTCTTGGTTACGATGGCATCTTGCTTGAGGATCTCCGGCTTGATGATCGAGACCGGGATGATCTGGCCGTTAGCGTCAATGCGGTTGGGTACGGATTTCTTAGGCTTGGGGGTCTTGGGGGTGTCCATTAGATGTCTCCTTGTTAGTTTTATTGTTGGCTTTCTTTTCATTCTGTTTGATGTAGTTCTGTAACATAGCTATCACAGCTCTGCGTTCCTTCTTGTTGAGTAGATTCCAGTGGCTTTTCTTGTAGTGGGTTATCATAAAAGTTCTCAGATCATAGATGCTCCAGCGGGCTCGCTTCATCAGGGTATGCATATACATCCCCTGCTTGTCATAGGTGTATTCGTCAGGACGCCCTACTTTCCGGGTAAGCATCAGGATAAGCTTTAGTTCAGTCAGTGTTAACTCATCCAATGCCCGGAGTGAATCGCCCAATCCCAGGTGCACGAGCAACCCTTTAAACTCCTCGACTGTCCATCCGAACTTAGTGACCCGTAGAGAGTGAATCTCTTGCCGCAGTCTTCGTTCTCGCTCTTCGCGTGCCATAGAACGTCTCCTTTCTTATTGGTTTATAGGTAGAAAATGCGTTGATGTCTGCTTAAGGACAGCATGGTCGCCTGGTTATAGCTATCAAAGGCTTCTATCTCCTTTTCCAGCGGCTCCGGGCCTTCCACTTTGAGTTTCCAGTCATCCATATCCTCTTGCTGCTTTTGCTGCTTACGCAACTCGGCACAGTGACTTATCAGTTCCTTGAGGATGCCCCGTTTGATCCTGATGCCGATCTTGCCTACGTCTTTCTTAGTTAACACGCAGTAGCCATGCTGGTTAACGCCTATCACACCAGCTGATGCTAATGCTTCCAGATAGCCAAAGACCCACTGGCGGCTTCTCCCGAAGTCTTCCGCGATGCCTCTAATCGAAGTGTATTGACCCTGCTCGATCAGGTTGAGAAGTGCCAGGGCTGCCTGGGGATCGAAGTTCCAGTGCGCTCGCAGCTGTTTATCCAGAGCAGTGCTGAAGCGATTGCTGCGGGCATAGATGGGCTCTCGGTTGCTGATCAACTTGATAGTCTTATCTCTGATCATTTCGACCATAACAGGCTCCACTTCTTCAATGTCCAGCCCAGTCATATTGGCGATTAACTCCGCATCGAAGGGCTTGTTGTACTGGTTTACGAAGTTCAATACGAGATCTTTGGCGGTCATAGATCTCTCCCCAGATCGAGGTCGGCGATACAGAGTTGGGGATTCTTCTCTTTGGCTCGTTCGATAATGTACATGATCTTCACAGCTTTACGAAGATTGCCTTCGCAGTTGAAGTCGATCTTGGTTACCACTGACTCATCCACTGGTATCTCCATCACTTCCTTAGCAATCTTGCGGATATCGTCCTTGCCCACTTTCTTGAACTCGTAGAAGTAATTGCAGCGGTCAAAGTAGTGGCGATTGATGGCGGCTAACTTATTCCGGGCATCTTGCATGCCAACGAGGACCACGATAGTTAGAGTGACGTCCACGATGTCCCGGATGGCACCCAAGAGCCGATCATGCTTGAAGGCATAGTCGATCTCATCGATCACGATCACCGTCTCCGGATTGTCATCCAAAAGTTTCAGGCAGTACTTGAAGATGTTGTTGGTGGTGCCGCTGGGTATGAACTCACCCAGTCCGAAGCGGCGATATAGTGCGGTTAAGAGATCGAC
The sequence above is drawn from the Candidatus Syntrophosphaera sp. genome and encodes:
- a CDS encoding T9SS type A sorting domain-containing protein, whose translation is MKRILFFLFLTSVVSTLPCIEVGGHITQNATWTPDDNPYIITSFLYIDSGATLTILPGTHVLSSGADKNNINNFMWSGNNQPLAKMVIVNGTINAVGTSDNPIIFDKYQPDHEYRWGSIYIGPNAPISTFEYCEFRNSFFCDYIPGEWSLAAIDFDNGVINIRSCTFDNNLNAIRTGFLQDDILIYDCRFISINDTYPTPFGMTGFIGFSAAPEPEPVNHYKVTIAKCYFTGTAGLGPVGYYMDILYLNNVADNFVGRSEQSGEHRSEFGSVSSYGNLLNNGMGGWGCSSYAVTDTVFARRNQLIKPEDANPSNSPLILGSDGYGINYVSDNFLSGCVQVKTMMANATTSYIHNNTIENNFPGPILKFENLNPAYQDGQIRFFNNLVRYLGSIESYAVNVQDTSPFIYNNTILGYNTLHFSTGNYHTIYTNNIIDISYGFGQFDEGFYPLLYNNCLSIPIPQGSSIVGDGNIVAYPMFADSLNGDYSLSADSPCIDAGAYHPDLPEFDLRYHKRITPGAPGGPRTIDIGAYEYNSFNIGGINGYVYDSVSGLPVDCVKIEIVNKLPEFSDSLGCFQYPSGAGIYSVKVSRWDYQDLIIPNVVVNLGEDTILNIPLVRTNVANDDNTQSPEPTDFGLANFPNPFNPTTTISFIAPQAGITKLSVFNIKGQRVITLHDGFLTKGHHRIVWNGLDERGSAVSSGVYFVRVEINGTSQTHKMILIK
- a CDS encoding helix-turn-helix domain-containing protein — encoded protein: MAPMNTNTAEELNTMSIFNDERTYRTDEIADILRVDRSSVYRWIRDIGDPLPAFRTKENGQLRCSGKDLNLYLLKHKVRPEYE
- a CDS encoding DUF3164 family protein translates to MDTPKTPKPKKSVPNRIDANGQIIPVSIIKPEILKQDAIVTKTINRAIKLHDRMVADKNQFFQDVELYLQQVAEKNGLEWKGNAVLNSFDGKYRVEIRFKERIQFGIELQLAKQKIDECLKAWSADSNVNLRAIITEAFQVDKKGEIAKYRILRLRRYNIKDQTWKEAMELIDQAIQVVATKQYINFYERDESGQFRQIVLNFPAL
- a CDS encoding ATP-binding protein — encoded protein: MKPNKLVQIKNVVRADACIQFLMNRPKTEMVGLGLIYGKPGLGKTTYASRIAFMRGYIYMRLESTTTPKSFAVDLLTALYRRFGLGEFIPSGTTNNIFKYCLKLLDDNPETVIVIDEIDYAFKHDRLLGAIRDIVDVTLTIVVLVGMQDARNKLAAINRHYFDRCNYFYEFKKVGKDDIRKIAKEVMEIPVDESVVTKIDFNCEGNLRKAVKIMYIIERAKEKNPQLCIADLDLGRDL